In Qingrenia yutianensis, the genomic window ACGGAAATACCTCTTTAACAGCGGATAAGTTTTCGATTTCACAAATTGAACTTGCATTGGACAAACAAGATAATGATATAATAACAAAAACGGCAGAATATATCATCAACTATGAACTTGACGGAGGTACTCTTGGTGCAAATTCCCCTGCAACACATACATACGGTACGGAAACAATACTCGTTAATCCGACCAAATCGGGATATAATTTTGCGGGTTGGTATTTGGAAGATACATTTGCTACAAAAATTGAAACACTTGCAGCAGCTGGATATACATCTGAAATAACTCTTTATGCAAAGTGGAACAAGCGCTCCGGTGGCGGCGGGACAACTCGCTATACGGTTTCGTTTGACACAAACGGCGGAAATAAAATATCAAGTGAGAGAGTTAAAAGAAACGGTACTTTGACAGAGCCTACAACACCGACCAAAGATGGTTTTGACTTTGTGGGTTGGTATACCGATAAAGAGCTTAAAACAAAGTATGATTTTTCTGCAAAGGTAACAAGGAGTATGACGCTTTATGCCGCTTGGACGGAAAAGAAAACAGATAACTCTGAAAATCAAATAATTCTTACTATCGGCAAAAAAGGTGCCTCTGTTTTCGGAAAAGTAAAGACAAATGATGTTGCACCAAGAATTGTAAATGACCGAGCAATGCTTCCGGCACGATTTGTTGCTGAAAACTTGGGGGCTTTCGTTGAATGGGACGGTGACAAACAACTTGTAACAATTATGGGCAAAAACCTTAAAACCAATGAAGATGTAACTATTCTTATTACCATAGGTGCAGAGTATGCCGTTGTAAACGGTGAGAATGTTAAACTTGATTCTCCGGCATTTATAGAAAATGACCGTACATATACGCCTATTCGTTTCATTTCCGAACATCTCGGTGCAAGTGTCGAATGGTTGGAAAACGAACAAAAGGTTATTATTACAAAAAATCTGTTGGCAGAAAAAAATAATTAAAACAAAGAACATACAACATTAAAAGGACAACCGAAAAAAATCGGCTGTCCTTTTTTCATACCCAAAACACAGAAAGGAACGATATTTTATGAAAAACATTGACGAACAAATTGCAAAAACACAGGCGCAAATCAATCAGCTCACCAACAAGAAAAAACGGCTCATATCAGAGCAAAAACAAGCCGAGCGAAAGAAACGGACAAAGCGGTTAATTGAGCGAGGGGCGATTTTGGAAAGTGTAATCAACAATGCGGAGAACTTTTCAAATGAGCAGTTGCAAACTCTTTTAATCGAGATTTTTTCAAGCGAATTTGCAAAGGGAAAAATCAAGAATTTTCGTGAGCATACGGCGAGTGAGGGAAATCCCTTGTTTTAACAAGGGAACAAGGGCGCACTTATACACCTTAACAGGTGTGTGCGCTCTGCCGAGAGCAAAT contains:
- a CDS encoding DUF3847 domain-containing protein is translated as MKNIDEQIAKTQAQINQLTNKKKRLISEQKQAERKKRTKRLIERGAILESVINNAENFSNEQLQTLLIEIFSSEFAKGKIKNFREHTASEGNPLF